From Loxodonta africana isolate mLoxAfr1 chromosome 2, mLoxAfr1.hap2, whole genome shotgun sequence, the proteins below share one genomic window:
- the CLDN14 gene encoding claudin-14: MASTAVQLLGFLLSFLGLVGTLITTILPHWRRTAHVGTNILTAVSYLKGLWMECVWHSTGIYQCQVYRSLLALPRDLQAARALMVISCLLSGMACACAVIGMKCTKCAKGTPAKTTFAILGGSLFILAGLLCMAAVSWTTNDVVQNFYNPLLPSGMKFEIGQALYLGFISSSLSIIGGTLLCLSCQDETPYRPYQAQPRAATATAATAPAYRPPAAYKDNRAPSVTSASHSGYRLNDYV; encoded by the coding sequence ATGGCCAGCACGGCCGTCCAGCTCCTGGGCTTCCTGCTCAGCTTCCTGGGCCTGGTGGGCACGCTGATCACGACCATTCTGCCGCACTGGCGCAGGACGGCGCACGTGGGCACCAACATCCTGACGGCCGTGTCCTACCTGAAGGGACTATGGATGGAGTGTGTGTGGCACAGCACCGGCATCTACCAGTGCCAGGTCTACCGGTCCCTGCTGGCGCTGCCCCGAGACCTGCAGGCCGCCAGGGCGCTCATGGTCATCTCTTGCCTGCTCTCGGGCATGGCCTGCGCCTGCGCCGTCATCGGCATGAAGTGCACCAAGTGTGCCAAGGGCACGCCCGCCAAGACCACCTTCGCCATCCTCGGGGGCTCCCTCTTCATTCTGGCCGGCCTCCTGTGCATGGCGGCGGTCTCCTGGACCACCAATGACGTGGTGCAGAACTTCTACAACCCGTTGCTGCCCAGTGGCATGAAGTTCGAGATCGGGCAGGCCCTGTACCTCGGCTtcatctcctcctccctctccatcATCGGCGGCACGCTGCTTTGTCTGTCCTGCCAGGACGAGACGCCCTACAGGCCCTACCAGGCACAGCCCAGAGCCGCCACGGCTACTGCAGCCACCGCGCCCGCATACCGGCCGCCGGCCGCCTACAAGGACAACCGGGCCCCCTCTGTGACCTCTGCATCGCACAGCGGGTACAGGCTGAACGACTATGTGTGA